The segment AATAATATACATAATtgcacatttatttccttatctTAAGCAGgttgattataaattatacaaattatgcaaacggcgtcggttctcgacttttttgtttattataactaaaacaatgatgtatctaaatatacaataaaAGAAGGGCCTGGAGGCCGTCGTTCCCAATCTGAGCTCCATCATTCTGACGGGCAATAACTTGCAGGAGCTCAGCGACTTGGAGCCACTCGGTTCGTTCACCAAGCTGGAAACCATATGCCTGCTCATCAACCCGGTCTCCACAAAGACCAACTATCGCGAGTACATGGCCTACAAGTTTCCGCATATGCGCCTGCTTGATTTCCGGAAGATAAAGCAGAAAGACAGGCAAGGGGCTCAGGAGTTCTTCCGCACAAAGCAGGGCAAGGACATTCTCAGGGAGGTTTCCAAAAAGTCAAAGCTGAGCGCTGCCGCAGCACTGGCAGCCGAGGCGAGTAGCGGCAAAGGGCTGGGATCTGATGGTGGTCGATTTGCTAACCCggtttagcttattttggctTCACAAGTGGATCTGCGGGAATAGTTGTATTGATATAGGACTCTGGAATTGGTTACTGCTCTAGTGCGGCGACGAGTGTCTGGGAAATGCATTATGAGGACTTTGCTGCCATTATCGAGTCGTAGTGCAGTCCCGTGTAGAAAATGATCCACGTCACCAAGAATCCGGCAAACGATGTCATGAATCCCTCCTTCACCAATTCCCAAACACCGCCGTACGCTTCCTCGTCCACGTTCTGAAAGTTGATGGCGTACAGGTAGACAATGCCACAGCTGATGCCGGCGAAACTGTGGACAAGTTTATGCATTCGATGTGAATATGAATAGTCTATTTATAGTTCGGCCCACTTACAGCACAAGACCCAGGAAGCCTTTGAGCGGCACAATGCCCCAGATGACACCAAGGATAATGCCGAACACCTGTCGCGACCAATAGATGACATCTAGGAATTCCTCCTGCAAAAGTCGAAGAATGAACCCTGGCCCTGGCGTGCAAGCGGTCTTTGGTGCACAGGTCGGTGCTCCGGACGTTTTTTACCTTGTCCTCCCATTCGGATTTTGTGATGGCGCGCGCGCATATTTCTTTCAGTGTGGATGATTTAGCGCTACCGTTTCCATGGCGCTCTATAGTATTCGTTTTGGTTGACATTATAAATTTCAGTTATGACCCACTTAAATTattgttaattaattttttttatcaCTATCAGTGTGAGCGgaacagtgtgaccgcggacttatcgACTTATcaaccctcagaaatatacaaATTCCTGGTTATTctttcttccgtcgaatattcccagctTAATAGATCTCTCAGTTTTGCccagataattttatatgattgCTGAATCAATTTTGATCAGGATTAACTACTTTCAAGTACTtgcatgttttttgttttgacaaaAACACGATTTCAACAAAAAAGTTCAATAGTTGCAGGTTGTgacgtcaatgttgctggtttTTGCGGACTCATTTATTGTCAACCAGGGTATGGGcgtttgtataccctatttcgtgaATATTATATAAAGATACTCTTTTCCAACCTGCTTTCAAACGTAATTAGTAAAGACCTTGTCTTAGATTGCATTTTTTTGGTCTATTCATGCATTTGATAAAGTGTTTGTAAATAAATCCTGATCCCAGTACCAGTTTTTGGTCTCTGTAAGAAGACCACTAATGGCAAAATATCGTTTAAAATAGATACTGACTAGTTTCTGCATTAATTAGAGCCTGGAATGACACACATTTCCGCAATTCTATATCATCCATCATcaacatgtttgtgtatggaatgggactcatgtTGTCAATCGGGCCATTCCGATACAAAAAAACATCCAATTCCTCATACagtatatactgtatggttagtggtattattcaacggaagaAAGAAAGTGAGGAATtgaaccatacagtatatatatgATAATACTATCTATATAGAAAATAAagccatgcccactcaattttatacgattgatgaatcaattttctacttgaatGACTTgatttaaatacttgcttttattggatttttatataacgttgaaaatgaaatttaatggattgatgaaattgacgAAATATACCActatataccgatataccgtaaatatacggTCGGTTCAATTTTGACACCCTGATTGCTACATATTAACTACATTTGTTGACAAGTTTGGCCGTTTTTTTTTCATAGAAGCGCCAGTGTGATTTATCGAAGCACTGCCATCTCAATTGCCTGGGACATTGCAGTGTTTGGTTATGTTACGTATTTTCGGGTTTTGCGGCTGCTCCACAAATAACATAATGCTACAAGTCACCAAGCTGTGTCTTGCCACTTCAGGTAGAATCACTGGTGAGTTGCCTATCAGAAAACAGACTCTCGTTGCACATTAATTCATGAACTATGTTCCAATAGCCCAGCGTTATGTCGCTGTCACCACCGCTCGTGCCATTGATCAGAAGTGGAGAGAGGACAAGGGGCTCCCAGAGAATCCGAATGCATTTGGGCCACTCACCAATGTGCCGGACTACATGTTCCTTGACGGACGACCGACGCCACTGGGTGTATGTATAAGATATTGCGAAATCCGAACTGCCAACTAATATGGTTATTGTTTTAGTCCAACCAGAAAAAACGCCTTGTGAGGCAACAAGAGATCGCCACCAAAATCGTCGAGCTGAGCGTCGAGCTGGAGTTTGCCAAGCAGCGGTACGAACGCCAGAGAGTTGCAGCCGCCACAGAGAAGCAGCGCATCATCCAGAACAAATTGAAGCCCAAGGGCAATCTGATGCTGAAGCAGAAAAAGTAGCATCATTTTGTTTCCGCATCTTACTTGTTATAAGCTATACTAAGTTGCCTAGTGAATGAAATCAAAACTATACGATTGATTGGTCTTGTGATGTGGGGACACATGTTTGCCGAAAACACGTTTATAAAACGTTCCTCAAACTGTATTAAGCGTGGCGCAGTCGCCAGTTCATTAGACACACTGCTAATCGTGATTTAATTGCAACTAATAGCAGAGGCGCATCTCTATATTGTGGAATACACTGGCCCGGCGTTAGCATGATGGGAATATCTCGATAATGAAGTGTTAAAACGCCAGTGACGCAGTTGCGGCAACGTGTCCTGGCATTTAGTTGAGATGAAAGAGATGCTGGGTTTTCCGAATGGCATGCTGGTAATACAAGCGTGGCCAAACCAACCGAACCCTTGCGCCGGGAATAGACTATACGTGACTTGTGAACTGTAGGTTACTTCATAGTTTCAATCCCTGATCCGCCCAGATCCTAAGGTGGCAGACATGAAATTTTCCATAAATCATTGTAATACAAATTCACACCAGTGATTGAATATGCGAAAATCGTGCTAAAATCAATATTAAAGTACTGGAAGGCGGCAAATTTAGATATTTACATTGCCACATGGACTGCACTCAACAACTGAAATCTAACAAAGAAGTCAAGTCTAAGGAAATTTACCAAGCAGCTTGAGGGTGGATGATCGGACCTGACTACAAAATGTTTGCGGGCGTCGGGCATAAATTAGGCAGGGCGTCTGATATTTTGCACCAACTTCCAAGCATCTGTGGGGGTGTGACACAAAAGGGTGCTGGAAAAAACGTGCTCCCAGAGCAGTCAATCTGATCGACTCCATATCGACTTACTGCCAGTGCAGCCAATCgtgcgtatacgtaatgcaAACTGAACTCGATTTCATTGCTGATGTTTTCCTTTTTCTCTGCCGATTTTCACACctttctgctgttgctgatgttgGAGTTGGCAAAAATATTTACTCAGCGCGGTATTTTGCGAGGGGGAAACGACGAATTGTTGTGGAAAACAACGAAAATGTTGTTATGACTCTGAGACAGGCGTCTTGGgaattatatttatataaattGTTTATAAATTTATTGAATTAGCACGTTTATATTTACCGACTCGAGCAAATCTTCTAAGCATCTAAAGATAATTAAGTGCGAATTAATTTATGTCCAAGCATTAGTCTTTTCCGGAACTAATTTAATCTACTTAACGACGGTTTACAGAAGACCAATTCCTTGGTGTTCGTGATTAATTTATGAGTACCCCAGCTATGAAATCATGCCCCCTTTTTGGTAGCTGCGACTCAGACTCAGGCCCCTTCCACAGACTGACAAAATTTGCAAATTTTTTTAGAGTCCGGTCCGCGTTTGAATGTTCATATTTTTTCAGAAAATTTTGGATTTCTCACTTGAGTCAGCAACATTTTCACGCCGCGGCGGCATGAAGCATTGCGGTTGGATATTTTTAAGTCAGTGGAGTATTTTCGGAAGGCGCCAACTCCATTTGCGTCTCTGTGCTGATTTATAATAAAAGCTCTGAACGTCGCAATATTACAACGATATTAGGGAGTCTCGATTTAGATTTAGCGTGTGACCTGACCACACAATTATCACTCCCGATCACAGCGCCTGGTACACACCCATATATGTTACTCATACGCCGTGTGTCCCGCAAAACCATCAAAAACCAGCTAAAACTACCTAGTTATTTTCGTCTGGGCCTCGTTCACCCTAGACACTAGCTTGATGCCAAAATAAGTAACCAAATAAAcgaaaaattaataaaactaATTCAAGCAATATACACAACATAGGGATTTTATGTGACCACACGAAAATTACCACTCCCGACCACAGCGCCTGGTACAGAGCCATATGTGTTACTCATACGCCATGTGTTCCGCAAAACCATCAAAAACCTGCTGAAACTACCTAGTTAAGTTCGTCTGGGCCTCGTTCACCCTAGACATTAGCTTGATGCCGAAATAAgtaaccaaaaaaaaacaataaattaataaaactaAGTCAAGATATATACACAACATAGGAATTTTATTTGATCTGTAGGTATCTTTCCGCACACTCGGTCGCACACTCTCGACTTTGGTTTGACGTCAAAGTATTGAAAACAAATAATTaatatattaatataatatattaagAAACTCCGTCAGATCTCAGTTATCTTTCCGACCTCGAATCCGATAGACATTTGGAAAGCATTTAATTAATATGTTTGTTTGAAAGACAAAGCCAGACAGTGGGGGAATTTTGGGTGTCGTAGCTTTCCGCATTgtaaaaagttttccgaatcAAACTGGACCCGTTCCCTGCTAACCGAAACATTGCAACCGGCCTTTCGACCAAATCAATCACATAGTGATAAGACAACAGCCCATCCCAATGATCCCAACGATTCGTATCGAATTGAAGTCACAGCGCCGGCGCATGCGCAAAAGCCCGACGACGGCGGTATGGCGTCAATGAAAGAGAGTTGAGAAGTCGAGTGTCGTTTGTCGATGGTCGATTTGTCGCAGCCGCCAAGCGTTTCCTCCGGACTTGCGTCATAGCTGGAGCATCGGCTCTGCCCGAAGGCAAAATTTTCACATTTGGGTGCGAACAGGGCAGCATATTCGTATATAAAGGAAGGGTTCTTCATTGCTAAGACTACAGAACTCTACAGACGTTCAAAGCACTCACAGCAAAGCAACCACAAGCAACACAATCACACAACACCTAAAGGATACCACAATCAATTTTGGATTTCAAAAGATTATACCAGTTCAAACCACACAATGGATCTTAAGGTAAGCATCCGCTACCGCGCCACAGCCATCTCCAGCCAACCCGACTAACTCCAAACTCTCCCCATATCTCTATAGCAACTGTATACATGGGCCTGTCTCCTGCTCAGCATCATCGCCTGCAAACTGTCACAGTGCAGCGCCAAGCCCACATACTATGACCTGGATAGCTACGAGAACTATGACACCGATCGCTATGACACGGGCAACTCCTACGTCCTCTCCTATGGCAAGCCCCTGACAGAGAACCGCCTGAAGAAGCTCAATCCAGGCTACTACTATGTGGATGACGGTTACATTGCGCCCGTCTCCACCGGGACAAGACCCTACACCCGTCGCCAAGATGCCAACCAACAGGTTGGTGATCTACCCTCCAATGTGAGGTTCACTCCGCTCGTTCGCGTCAGAGAGATCCGCACCAAGCGCAAGAAGCTGTTCGTCCCCAACTTCTTTGGCTAAACGATGGTCCTGCTCCAAACCGGATGTGAGAGTACAGACTTAAGATGATGATCGTTATGCATTAGACTAGGGGATAATTATTGTATAGTCGAGTGGCTTCCTCACCAAAAAGTACCTTATAATGTTAAATATTATACATTTACCTATCTAAATATATACCCAAAccaaattatatttatatCTAAAATACCCAAGTCTCCATCAATAAGTGGTTCACCAAATTGAATATAAATAATGTTGCCACCAAAAATATCGAAAACACGAACTGGAATCGTGAAATCTCAAATAATTGCATTTATATATAGAATGAAATTGGCACCTGTGCACCTGGCTTGTAATTTACAGGGCGACCATAATGGTCtaagaaaatggaaaaaaaggGGCCTCCTTGGATTTCTTAGATGATCCAACGTTTCAAGTAGTTGCTGAGTAGTTGAGTGTGTAGCTCTCTTTTTGTACTCCCAGGTGTGTATTTCATATGGGGAAATGATTTTGATGATCGAGATGATCTCCTTTTATTGAAATAATTCTATGATACATCAAATGTCTAGCCAATTTGGCAGTCTGGTGCTAATTGACCACTTAGGCGCTTCAATAAATCTTGGttcaaaaaaaatattttgctgttgAACCACAGCCAAGACAATTGACAAATCTTAAATCTTTGATGGATGGTGTTTcacatctgtcaaaaaatGGCACCGTTCCCCCGAGACTAGCTCGCCTGCGCTGGCCTGCGTGTCTGTAATGATTTCAAATTTGATGCGCAAGTATGAGAAAGCTGGGCTGGCTAGCGGTAGCTGAACGCCAGAGCCGAAGACCCTGGGAGCCCCTCCCGATAGTGATTACGAAAGTTGTATTCCTTCTGAGGAAAATAGCCCGCGCGCCTTCAGGCGGCCGGAACGATACTTAATACGGCTGTCCGACTCAAACGCTTGACTTCAGCGGATATATTATAAGATATATATTCCTTCCCAGATGACTTATGCACCCTAAGCCTTGCCACAAACCGAGTCGTATCCCGCCAACCGGAGTCCTATCCAAGCACTACTGAGGCGTGTCCGCGACAGACCGAGCACTGTCCCAGCCAGACAGAATAGTATTCCAGCAGGACAGAATCGCAACCCTTGCAAGATCCGATCGTCATCCTTCGACCAGGCCATCGACAACAAGGACTTTGACTATGGCCACCAAGGGAGATGCTTCGCAGGTTACTAGACTCTAGATAGATCTCGTTGTTGTTATGTTTAAGATATGTTCAAATATTTTCcacttgtttatttattttattatgcTAAGTTTTAAAAAGTCATTGTTGCCCAGAATCGGGGAAATATGAATGGCTGGGCTTGTTTCAGTCCTTACCAAAGGATCAAGATTATTTTTCGAAAAcagaaaatatccttgatcgTTGGTCCCTAATAAAGTCTTCATCTGATTAAGGATGTTATTTCAATCACACAAATAACTACCACTTTCAATTGGGTGGCACTCAAAACAGAGATTTTTTCGATTTTCagatctgggataccaggcgaacagaaaaaGGACAGTCGCTGGCTTAAAAAAATGTTGTTTCTTAAATTATCGTGTGTGCgcccaaaagtatgcaacgCATTTTTCATTCTAAAGCTGATTTCTGTCCGCCAGTGTCCCTCCCATTGTTGAGTTTTTGAGTCAAAGTTTTTGTGCGgaagattttttctttcttttatgAAAATGGATAAAAACTTGTTAATTGCCTTGGCTGTAGTTCAACAGCGAAATATTTTCTTGCAGCAAGGCTGTTTATTTATGTGCAAACGATTAGTCTTGTGATTTATAAAGTGGGATTTGTGCTTGAAACTTATATCTATTATTTGGTGTTCTGTGGTGTTGTGCAGTCTATTCGTTTTTTCAAGTCCTATATATAGTCTTTCGGTCTTAAGATGCGGCCAGGATGTATGGGCGTATGTCTTCCACATCCAGCAGTTGCTCGGGGGCCACTTGCTCCCCGCACATGTGGCACTCGCCATTCTCTGAGAGTATTCTGAAAGAAGAAGTATAATAATCCACACTTGACCTTTTCAACAGTTTATACTCACTTTTCCATCTCGGCACGAAAGCAGAGAAAATCGCATTGCGGGCAGGAGTTCATGAGCGTTTTGATGATGTGCTGACCCGTAGCTATGCAGATGGGTAGCGTAGTCTTGCAGCTGTAGCACGTCACTTTCATATTGGCCAAGTTGGAGTCGCATATGGGACACTCCATGGTCTCATCGTCTATCTCATCCCGCAACTGCTTAATGCCCTTGGGAGCCTTCCGGACGACAGATTTAATCTTCTTTGCATAGCGAGTATCCAGTTGATTGCGGTAGTCCGGACGCATCAACGTGGAGGCATAGGTGAACGCAGACTTCTTGAGACCTGCCCGCTGACACTCAATGACCGTGGAGGTGAGAATAGGGATAATGTCTGGAAAGCCAATGAAAATTGCAATCAAATCCCAATACAATTGACTCCATTCTTACGCTCTGGAAACTGGGATATGCAAGAAGCCACTTGAACGAGAAGCTTGGCAGCCAGGAGATGATTACCCAGCTTCACATGTATACGGACCAGCGTGTAACGGTGGAGCAGGATCAAATTGTGCCGCATTTCGGCCGATACAGATAGGTTGTTGCGGCGAAGTTCCTGGTACATCGAATAAAGGAGGTCCCTAGCGGATTTGTAGTTTCCGGCTATCTGTTCTT is part of the Drosophila miranda strain MSH22 chromosome Y unlocalized genomic scaffold, D.miranda_PacBio2.1 Contig_Y1_pilon, whole genome shotgun sequence genome and harbors:
- the LOC117191399 gene encoding uncharacterized protein LOC117191399, giving the protein MDLKQLYTWACLLLSIIACKLSQCSAKPTYYDLDSYENYDTDRYDTGNSYVLSYGKPLTENRLKKLNPGYYYVDDGYIAPVSTGTRPYTRRQDANQQVGDLPSNVRFTPLVRVREIRTKRKKLFVPNFFG
- the LOC117192010 gene encoding 39S ribosomal protein L52, mitochondrial-like, coding for MLRIFGFCGCSTNNIMLQVTKLCLATSGRITAQRYVAVTTARAIDQKWREDKGLPENPNAFGPLTNVPDYMFLDGRPTPLGSNQKKRLVRQQEIATKIVELSVELEFAKQRYERQRVAAATEKQRIIQNKLKPKGNLMLKQKK
- the LOC117191386 gene encoding uncharacterized protein RAB5IF homolog; translated protein: MSTKTNTIERHGNGSAKSSTLKEICARAITKSEWEDKEEFLDVIYWSRQVFGIILGVIWGIVPLKGFLGLVLFAGISCGIVYLYAINFQNVDEEAYGGVWELVKEGFMTSFAGFLVTWIIFYTGLHYDSIMAAKSS
- the LOC117191434 gene encoding probable U2 small nuclear ribonucleoprotein A' yields the protein MIKMKQRRQREELQMYYRQMGRPAPSKSHSDRSLRHMRTQLELCLEILAHCDRIVDDKLQAKTKNGLEAVVPNLSSIILTGNNLQELSDLEPLGSFTKLETICLLINPVSTKTNYREYMAYKFPHMRLLDFRKIKQKDRQGAQEFFRTKQGKDILREVSKKSKLSAAAALAAEASSGKGLGSDGGRFANPV